The Chlorocebus sabaeus isolate Y175 chromosome 14, mChlSab1.0.hap1, whole genome shotgun sequence genome segment GGTTTATGTATGGATAGAACTGATTCATGAGCCCCGGCAAGCTTTTTCCTGGTGCTAAATTCCAAGAGGAGTTTGCCAGAAGTCCTCTTCACAAAGGTCAGTGAACACTGTTTAGTAGTGGAAACATCCTTTTCAGTTGTCTGCTAGAAACTGAAGTCACtggttggttcttttttttttctttttttttgagacagggtttcattctgttgtccaggctggagtgcagtggcggcgcAACCAtacccactgcagccttgacctcccagactcaagtgatcctcccacctcagcctcctgagtagctgggaccacacacgCACGTCACCATCAcagctgtattttaaattttgtgtagggacaggttctcactatgttgatcagggtggtcttgagctcctgggctcaagcagtcctcctgccttggcctctcaaagtgctgggattacaggcgtgagccactgcatccagctgatttgttggttctttttctttttgagatggagtctcgctctattgcccaggatggaatgcagtggcacgatcttggccacctctgcctcctggattcaagcaattctcctgcctcaacctcctgggtagctgggattacaggcgtatgccaccatgcccggcttttttttttttttttttttttttttgtagagacagggcttttctttgtagagacatgttggccaggctggtctcaaactcctgacctcaagttatctgcccgtctcagtcccccaaagtgctgagattacaggcatgagccaccacacccggcttattggTTTTGTATTTCCTCTTGCTAAGGGCCCCACCATTAGTTACACTGTAATGCTGTGAAGGCATTTCTGTGGGGCGGGACACTAGCTTTCTCTTGGTGCAGTCAGTGAGTGCTTAGAACCCTGAGAATTGCTCCTGGGCTATATTAGTTGTCCCAGCTAAGAACTGGATAAGAGGCAGTTCAAGACTGAACTCCAGAAAGACACGACAGCACTGATGACTAACTGAGAGGCTAACTGAGGTGAGAGACCCCAGCACTCCCCAGGCTTTGGGGCCACAAAGCACcatcacatatattattttatactctCCTCCCAGCAGCCCATGGAAACTGTGTAAAGATCAGTGAAATTCTTTATATACATAAAGAAGCTGAAGATTTGGAGAAGTTTTCTAAGGCCACAGAGTTCAATGGTGGCACAGCGGCAGCTGCAGCTCCTAGCATGGAGTCCAGGGTCCCTGCCCTCTGTCATCTCCTGTATACCCTGTCCCTTTGCTGTTCTTGGAGTTGACCCTTTACTTTGGTTTGCCAGAGGTTAGGGTCCCTTGCCAGGGGTGCAGGGACAGTGGGGAAGGGGCACAGGCATGCCACTGTGTGGATCTAACCCGCTGTGCAAGGTCGAGGCAGTCCCAGGGCATGGCACTCAGTGAGGAGTTGGGTTCATCTCAGGGGAACAGTGCAAATTCCAGGGCCACGGGTTCTCCGAGGACCATGGAGAGCCTGGGGAAAGACTCAGCACCTCTGTCAGAGCTGAAGTCCCGTTTCCTCTCAGCTTAATATTTCCGGAAGGTAGGGGAAGGAGGTCCTGCTAGCGCCCACACTGATGGGGCAGGTTCTGAAGGTGGACACTGAGAGAGGTCCCTCTCTAAAGAGCCCCTCCTCAATCTATCATGCTCCCTGCCCTCCAGGCCATGCCTCCCCCACAGCCCCATGGccctggctccctgcagcctggctCCTGGACTGTTGTGCCTCCCAGAGAAGCACATCTGAGTGGGGACCCAGACCTTCCTGGGTGTCTCAGCCTCGCCTGTCCCAGGGTCTCTGTGCTTCACAGGCAGTTGGGGACTCTTGGGAGCTGCCACCTGGAGCTCAGCCAGACCCCTGCGATGTGTCCCCTGCCTCCCAGAGTCCATACCAAGGAGAGACTTCCAGAAAGCATCCCCCTGCTCAGCtgagcacttttttttcttttttgagacagagtttcgctcttgttgcccaggctggagtgcaatggtgtgatcttggttcactgcgacctctgcctcctgggttcaagtgattctcctgcctcagcatcccaagtaactgggattacaggcatgtgccaccacacccggctaattctgtacttttagtagagacggagtttctccatgttggtcaggctggtctcgaactcttgacatcaggtgatccacctgcctcagcctcccaaagtgctgggattacaggcatgagccaccgtgcccagccttcagcTGAGCATTTCTGCACAGGAAATATCGGTGTGACTTTGAAGGGTTTCCCCAGAgtaaaattcttttctcttttttctttccttcttttttttttaagacggagtctcgctctgtcacccaggctggactgcagcggcgtgatctctgctcactgcaagctccgcctcccgggttcatgccattctcctgcctcagcctcctgagtagctgggactacaggtgcccgccaccacacccagctaattttttgtatttttagttttttgtatttttgtatttaacagggtttcaccgtgttagccaggatgctcttgatctcctgacctcatgttccaaccacttcggcctcccaaagtgctgggattacaggcgtgagcctccgcgcctggccGTCCCAGAGTAAAATTCTATACCCTTTCTTAGAAACCTCATCAAAGCTTGGGCCTAActacttttagttttaaaatacgGAGTAAATAGCAATGGCTTTGGGGTCAGGAAACTTGGGTTCCCACGTCAGCTTTGTCCTTCACTATTGATCAAGTCACAGATCCCTCAAGGTTCCTCCTTTCTTTTCGTAAAAATTTCTGTAAAGCTCAGCttgaaagtcttttcttttcttttctttcttttttttttttttagacagaatcttactctgttgcccaggctggagtgcagtggcatgatctcgactcactacaacctccaccctctgggttcaagcgattctcctgcctcagcctcccgagtagctgggattacaggcacctgccaccgcatctggctcatttttgtatttttaatagagacagggtttcaccatcttggccaggctggccttgaactcctgacctcgtgatcctcccgcctcagcttcccaaagtgctaggattacagttgtgagccaccgcgcccagccagcttgAAAATCTTtgaccagctgggtgcagtggctcatacctataatcccagcactttgggaggccaaggcaggaggatcacttgagccaagtagttcaggaccagcctgggcaacataaggagattccatctccacaaaaaaaatttttttaattagtggggcatggtgatgtacaccaataatcccagctactcaggaggctgaggtggggggatcagtTGAgcaggggaggttgaggctgcagtgaaccatgatcatgccattgtactccagcctgggtgacagagtgactctgtctcaaaaaaaaaaaaaaaaaaaaaaaaaaaaaaaaaaaaaaaaaaaattactatcctTTGtcgttgttattgttgtttttgagacaggatcttactctgccacccaggctggagtgcagtatcatggctcactacagcctaaACCTCCCAGGCTCATATGCTTcaccaacttcagcctcctgggtatacaccaccatacccagttaattttaaaaattttttttagagacaaaatctccctttgttgcccagactggtcttgaacttctgggctcaagtgatcctcctgctttggcctcccaaagtgctgggattataggcatgagccatcgcgcctggcctactataatttttttctaatgacaTCATGCTCCCCTTTTCCCAAAACTGAAGTTTTGTGTACAAATATGCTTTGGCCTAAAAATTCTGGTTCAGTTTTTTCTCTTAATTAGTGGTTCTTTGGTACCGTTCCTTTTATTGTAAACTgccacaattattattattattgaatctGGCACAATAGAAATAACAACACCATTCTTACCTCAAAAGTAATAACATTCATCAATGACTTCTCATTTGGGCTCCAGTGACACTGTGAGGTGATCAGTGCTTTGACCCTGTATGTGAAAGTTATCATTTTTGCTGCTGATGACAATGTAGCCCTTCACGTGTGTCTTGTTAGTTTCCTTTTGATCGGTTCTTAGTAAAGATGGAGAAGTGCTCCCTGCTGCCACTTCTTAAATGACCAACGTCCAGGTTTGCTGTCCTGTCTTACTCATTTGATTTTATAGCTCTGCAGTTTGTATTGAAATAGACACTCCTATGACAGGGGTAGATGTAAATGTGATACCTTTGGGAAGAGGCACTTAGTCCTCAAGGTCCTTGGAGTTGCTCCAGTACTCAAGGAGGAGGCCAAAGgtgcagcctccagagcagctctgACTGGGGTAAAAGGTGAGGAGGAGATGACCTGGAGTTAGTGGGGCTCTCAAATAGTGATGGACCCAAGTGAGTGGTTTCCTGATGCCCTAGGAATAGATGGAAATATCGAAAGGAACTGCTGTGAGCTTGAATTTAGCCTCGGCTGGGGAGGTAGACACCACTCTCAGCCAAGCTCCTTCCCTTGGCCGACCTCGGCTGCCCCAGGTACAAAGTGAGATGGCGGCCTAGATGATTTCTAAGAAGAGTCCCCAGCTGTCACATTCTCTAGGCCCCTATACAGGGGACTGTGTTTGGGACCAGCCTGCTGGGGCTGCAGGGACCCTCCCTGTGCTTTGCAGGTGCTTGTCCCAGAGATGGCAACGCGGAGGCAACGCGTCCAACTCCTGCACCGTTCTCTCCCTGCTCGGAGCCCCCTGTGCCTTCATGGGCTCAATGGCCCCTGGCCATGTTGCTGAGTAAGTCCAGGAGGGAGAGTCCACTGGGGAAGGCCTGCCTGCATCGTGGGGGGAGAAGAAGGATGTGTCCACCCTGGGTGGGTGGGGGATTAGAAATGGGTTGTGTCCGGCAGAAATGCGGGGAGGGGGCACAGTGGAGCACCAGACTCCCAGCCCTGCCTTGGCGCGGCCTCTCTGTGGTTCGAGGGCTGATGCTGCCCCTGTGAAGTTTTCCTTGCCACAGCTCGTTTCCTGGACACTTCCTGgagcctgcttcagcctcttcccttctccttccttgcttcctgcaGACTCTGCGGTGGATTTTCCTTTGCCTTATCTTAAGTCCCTTATCTTGGCCGTGCTTGAGGCAGAAGACAGTTAGGGACATGCAGTACCCATCCTCCCTCAGGAATGGCCACCATCCACGGCCCCCGGGTCCAGGCCCATAGTTTCTGTCCCAGTTGAGGGGCAGGGCTGGTGCTCGTGTCCCTGTTGTTCACTGAAGCAGTGAGAGTACCCTGTTCAAGGACACCCTGAAACCACGTGCTAAAGCTGGGCTCAGAATCCACACCTTCCAGCTCCCCAGCTGTCAGGGCTATAGCCCTAAGTGGCTCATGCATGCCCTCCATGTTGGCTGCTGCAGGGACCTCAGAACCCTTTGACCCCTGGTGCTGCCGACTCAGCAAGCACTTATCAGGAGGTGAGGCCCACACTTTGCACACTGTGGGCACTGGGGCAGGCTGCCAGGTTGCTGGCCTGTGAAGGGCAGCCCTTTGAACCCTGGTTTGAAGGGGGCTGCCAGCAGAGTCCACCCACCTGAGCTACAGCCAAACTCCCTGCCTTGATGAACTGGCAGGAAGAGAATAGAGGGAATCTGCCCTGTGAGATGGGACAGGACGGCTCAGAGCCAAGGGCTGGTGACTTATTAAACCTCTTTAATAGCTCCTTTCCTCTGAGCTGGAGGCAGGACTGTGGCTCTGGCTTAGGGTGGTCGACTCTCCTTTACACAGCAATCATGCCGATGGGTGGGCTCTTCAGAATTCTCCCCATGTCTTGACAAACATTTAGAGAGCACCCACCATGTCCCAGGCACTGGGGTGCAAACGTTATTTGGCAAACCAAACCATATTTCCAATGCTTTGGGAAAGCTACTATTTAAAGGAATTGTAAGTGAAGGGATGATGCCCTGACTTGGTATCTTCATGCAGATCTGTATTATCCAGCTTTGGTGTTGCTGAAAGCGGGCTCTGGCCAGGATGGTGGCTGCACTGCTGGGCATAATTGCCAGTTCTTGAGCATAGAACAGTGCATGTCCAGAGAGGGCTGGAAGGGCTGGGGCTGACCTCCTTGTCCTTGCCCCTGGGCTCACTCTGCGTGGAGGGCATTCTGAGAGAGAGTCCTGGACCAGGCCCACGCTGAATGGCATCAGGCACGGGGAGCCAGCTAATTGCCCAGGCGGGTTCACCTGACTGCAGGAGGACAGAGCAGTGAGCTGGCCCACCAAGGCAGCACCACTTCCAGGCTGGGCCTCCTGGAGGCAGGCAGAGAGTGAGAGGAATCACAGCATTAGGACTAGGAGGGACTCAGAGAGGACAGCACCATGGATGAGCTTGTGGAGGACAGCTGGGGGCAAAGTATTGCCTTGGAGATTAATTATTAATCTTGCTTGGGCATTGCAGGAAACAAGCCACGGTGCCCCCACCTGCTTGGTTCAAACAGGGCACAGGTTCTAGGGTCCTGTCTAGCTTTATGAACAGAAGCAAATCCTTTCCAGCTTGAGTTGGACTGAAAAACAGTCAGGATTGGAGCATGCTTCAGCCAAGACCTAAAAGGATGGCCCTTAGTGTTTCTCTCTCTGAACTCCAGGCTCTGCACTCCTGCATCTCTTGCCTTGTTGCACTACCTGTGGCAAGAATATGATTCCTAGTTCTCTCCCAGCCCCTTTGCTTGCACCCCTGCCTTTCAGGGTCCCTAGTGGCCCTGCCAGCTACCCTCCAGTCCCCAAAACCCTTGTCGAACCGCACCCGCTTCGGGTTACTCCGCCCTGGCAGTTTTGTCCTGGATGACCTCCGCCGCTATTCTGTGGACCTACGCTACATGGTCTTTCAGACCACGGGCTCCGTCCCCATCGCCACGGTCATCATCAACGAGGCCAGTGGTAGCCGCACCATCCTATACTACGACAGGTTTGTACAACTGTCTGTGCCTTGCCAGCTGCTGCCGCCGTCACCAAAACTCCCAGAACAGGACTCTTCTTCTCTTAGAGGCTCGTGTGTTCCAGCACCCTCTCTCCACTCCTGTTGGAGGTCAAGGCCACTTGCAGGCTCTAATCTGTGTCTCCTTGCCCTTTTCCTGGCCCGGCCTCCACCCTAAGCTTCCTGGTGGCCGACTTCAGGCGGCGGGGTGTGGACGTGTCTCAGGTGGCCTGGCAGAGCAAGGGGGACACCCCCAGCTCCTGCTGTATCATCAACAACTCCAATGGCAACCGTACCATTGTGCTCCATGACACGTAAGGCCCCCTGGCCTCGCCCCGCTACAACCCCCAATCAGCTGCCTCGCCCCGCTACAACCCCCCAATCAGCTGGCTCAATCAGTTCCCTTCCTCACCACCGTGGGCATCCCAGCTGCCCCCTCTGTGGCTTCTGTGTACCAGAAATTGCTCCCCTGCCAAAATGTCCAGTGATTTCCTAATTGCTTTCAATTAGGGGAAAAGTGAGGTGGGAAGGGATGGGCTTTGCTGTGCCTGGTGACTTGGCCTTGGTCAACACCACAGAAGGGCAGGCAGGcctatataaaatgtaatttatgatGTGATTCCTCCATAATTATTAATTATGGTGTGGGGTATGGGTGCGGGGAAACTGTTCTCAGGACAGAAGGGTGGGAGATGGGAGTCAACCCTTCTTAAGAAGGGCTGGGGGGGCCCACTGGGATTGCCAGGGTCAGCCCCAGAGTTGCCAGCCTGCAGCATGGCACCAAGGAGCTGGGGTTTGGGTGTGTAAAAGAGATGAGCCCCCCAAAGGTTTCGGCATGATGAAGCCAggccacacacgccacacaccatTCACAGCCATTGCTGAAGGAGGGGAAAGGGAACACTGGGTCAGCAGATTGGGGTCGTCTAACATGGTGctgacctgggggaaggggctaTCCTTCCCTTCTGGGTCCCAGGCCACTCAAGAGAGGCCCCATGGCCTAGACACTTATCCCTCGCAGACTCCCTCCTGCAGGATTTTAGAGgtttagttttctgagaacctagtatgtgccaggtactgttacAGCTGAGAGGGCCCAAGCCCAGCAGCCCTGAGGTTCAGGCTGTCCCTACTGCCCAGCCTGACTGCTGGACCTGGAGGAGAGGGCAGTCATCCCTGGGCTCCATATGTGCAGTGAGTGAGTAGGCAGGCATATGTGCTACAGGTGACCTTCACACTGGGCAATCCTAGTCAAATGCTTGTTAAGCAACAATCTGTAGTAACCCTGATCAAGGACGCAACATAGCTATTTACAGGAGAGGAGCTCTGAAGAGAAGTGTTTATTGCCCACTGGCCTCAGTCCAGGCACTTTCACACACGTTACCTGCAACTACAGCAGCCTGCAGGGAGGCTGGAGGTTTCGGTCCCATTTATCAGTGAGGAAGCAGCCTCCAAAAGGGCCGGGTAGATCACACAGCTATAGTTAAGAGGAAAGCCTCAGCTATAGAACGTGGAGCAGGGACATTGGCTGAGCTGAGGGCTCTGGCCCGGGAGCAGACCCCTATTGGGGATCTCCTTTCCTAAACCAGCCAAACACAAAGTCTTCCTCTAGTGCTAACTACTTTCACCTCAGGGTTGCAACAGGGAGCTACTAAACTCAGGACAGGGGTGCCATAGGTAAACCCCAATGCTGGAGCGCCAGAAGTGAGGGGGACCAGGAAGCCCAGGCACAGGGTCGTGGGCTTTATAGTTGCCCAGGGCGCTGCCTGTGGGAGCCACGTGCTGCTGCAAGGGATTCTGGGAAGTGTAGGCTTGGCACTCTTGGTGCATTCTGGGAGATGCAGTCTCCAAGGCACACAGACCTGGCCAGTTGACACGTATTGCTGTTCAGTTTACCCTGAGATAATTTAATCATAACCTCAAACTCAGGAAGGGGCACCCCAGCACACTGTAACAGTGACCACTCTGGAGCTGAGCCTGAGAATCCTGTGCTGTGGATCCAGCTTCCTGCCCTGCTGCTGGCAGTGAAGGCACAGGGTCCACAACTGCCAGTTAGAGATCCTGGCCCTGGCTGACCCCATCATGCTCCTTCTTCTCTGTCCTTTCCATCCTGTGACCTAGGAGCCTGCCAGATGTGTCTGCTACGGACTTTGAGAAGGTTGATCTGACCCAGTTCAAGTGGATCCACATTGAGGCAAGCCCTACCTTACCTGTGTTTTGAGGGGCTCAACCTGCCAGCCACCTCCACATGTTCTGCCTCCTTGGTTTCTTTGAACCATGAAGTACCTTAGAGATAAATGAATCTAACCCCCTCATTCCCTCTCCATCCTTCCTTATGtctgcaggtgaggaaactaaggcccagaaaGATTAGgtgacttactcaaggtcacacagcagaacaTAGGCACAGCTGGCTCCAGGCAAAGTCCTGTGCTTTCTGTGCTACGGGCTGCCCCACCGCCTCCAACTCTGCCTCTGGCGGACGTCTGACTGCTTAGGGCCTGACCCATTACCTCTGGGGAAGCAGGAAGGACAGGGCCTAACTCAGCTCCCAAATAAAGAGAACTGGAGCCTTTACTCCAAGAGAGGTTTTGGAGTCTGGGTGGGAGGAAATCCTGAGAAGTCCTGAGTTCTAGCTCCATCATTTAACCTATGGTAGGTCTTTCAatgtctcttttattctttagtcTTCTCATCTGTGGAATGGAGTAGCTAGTTGATAGATCTTCAAGGTCCGCGACAGCTCTGAATTTTGTAATTTAGGATGGGGTTCTAACCCAGCCTCCCCAAGGCCCTCTCCCTCCGCACCCAGAGTTTCAGCAGGGCAGGAAGAATGAGCCAGATTGACCAGGCAGTGCCCAGCAGTTCTGAGCTGCCCTGTCCTGCCCCAGGGCCGGAACGCATCGGAGCAGGTGAAGATGCTGCAGCGGATAGACGCGCACAACACCAGGCAGCCTCCAGAGCAGAAGATCCGGGTGTCCGTGGAGGTGGAGAAGCCACGAGAGGAGCTCTTTCAGCTGTTTGGCTACGGAGACGTGGTGGGTGCCCCATTCAGCCTCTCTTtgccacttctggctaatttggTTCTTAAAGGGAGCCAGAGTCCTTTAATCCTGCCTACCACAATTGGAATAGTGGTTCCTGGTTTGGTGGCGTTGGAAGATGGGGGATGGGGGTTAAAGCAAAGAGGTAGACCCCTAGCCTTGGACTCCAGTGCAGGCCTCAGCAGTGACCAAGGAGTAGAATGTCTCCACCCCAGGTGGGTGCATGGGTGTAAGAATACCCAGAGGGCTTGGGTAGGGCCTAGACAGCCACAGGGCAAGCCTGTGTGGAAGCAGCTCCTCTCTGGGGCTCCCCAGTCTTTTCCTCTGCAGGATGAGGACACACAACTGTTCTCTGAGGACTCCCCAGTCTTTTCCTCTGCAGAATGAGGACACACAACTGTGTCTGGCAGGTTGTGGGGGCTGctaggggtgaggggagggtgggaaggagacTTACATGAGTCTCTTTTTGAAAAGGCTGGATGTAAATGGAATTTGGAAGATAAGTCCAGCATCATAGCAGAAGTTGGTTGGAGACCATCCAGCCAAGgtcctcaaccttggctgcatatTAAAAAAGATgaatgcaggccaggtgcagtggctcacacttgtaatctcagcgctttgggaagctgaggtaggaggactgcttgatgccaggagtccaagaccagcctgggcaacatagtgagacccctgtctctatgaaaataaagaaatgagccaggagcagtagctcatacctgtaatcccagcaccttgggaggatcacttcagcccaggagttcaagattgcaagaccctgtctctatacaaaaaaaagaaaaaaaaaaattttctggcaGGGTGgtatgtacctatagtcccagctactcaggaggctgaggcaggaggattgcagtGCCTGAGCCCTCACCATCTTGGTGTTGATTGGCATGGGTAGAGTTAAGGCTtcggtggttttttttgtttttaccaaaaCGTCCTCTGGAGATTCTAGAGTGTAGGTAGGGTTGAGGGAGCCCCGTTGCTTTCTAGATGAAGAAACCATACCTACAGGACACAGTTGTGGGAAAACCCAGCAAAACTGCTCCGGGGAGCCAGCATGGCGGTGGTAGATTCCACCCCAAGGTGGCGCTCAAGGCTTTCTGTGGTTTTCAATCCACTAATCCGAGAACAAACGGACCAGGGCTTTTGTTTCACAATTTAGGTGTTCTATTATATATAAGcatcaataaaaatgtgtttctggccgggtgcagtgactcacacctgtaatcccagaaatttggaaggctgaggcaggaagatcgtttggggccaggagttcgagaccagcctcgacaacgcagggagaccctgtctttacaaaaaataaagaaaaaagaaaaccacgtTCCCTTGGGACAGTGAGATGCTATGTTTGAATCTATGTGGATGTGTTAGGGGAGTCGTGTTGTAATGGGGGAACGCCAGGCTGCTGTTGGTGAATGAAGAGTTAGAAGTGACCACCAGCTTCTCTTCCACTGTCCACAGGTGTTTGTCAGCAAAGATGTGGCCAAGCACTTGGGGTTCCAGTCAGCAGGGGAAGCCCTGAGGGGCTTGTATGGTCGTGTGAGGAAAGGGTGAGCTGGGGAAGCCAGGAAGGGGCTCTAGGGGGTACAGGATGAGCTTGGACTC includes the following:
- the KHK gene encoding ketohexokinase isoform X2, giving the protein MEEKQILCVGLVVLDVISLVDKYPKEDSEIRCLSQRWQRGGNASNSCTVLSLLGAPCAFMGSMAPGHVAESLPDVSATDFEKVDLTQFKWIHIEGRNASEQVKMLQRIDAHNTRQPPEQKIRVSVEVEKPREELFQLFGYGDVVFVSKDVAKHLGFQSAGEALRGLYGRVRKGAVLVCAWAEEGADALGPDGKLIHSDAFPPPRVVDTLGAGDTFNASVIFSLSQGRSVQEALRFGCQVAGKKCGQQGFDGIVSEPVR
- the KHK gene encoding ketohexokinase isoform X3, producing MEEKQILCVGLVVLDVISLVDKYPKEDSEIRCLSQRWQRGGNASNSCTVLSLLGAPCAFMGSMAPGHVADFLVADFRRRGVDVSQVAWQSKGDTPSSCCIINNSNGNRTIVLHDTSLPDVSATDFEKVDLTQFKWIHIEGRNASEQVKMLQRIDAHNTRQPPEQKIRVSVEVEKPREELFQLFGYGDVVFVSKDVAKHLGFQSAGEALRGLYGRVRKGAVLVCAWAEEGADALGPDGKLIHSDAFPPPRVVDTLGAGDTFNASVIFSLSQGRSVQEALRFGCQVAGKKCGQQGFDGIVSEPVR
- the KHK gene encoding ketohexokinase isoform X1, with protein sequence MEEKQILCVGLVVLDVISLVDKYPKEDSEIRCLSQRWQRGGNASNSCTVLSLLGAPCAFMGSMAPGHVADFVLDDLRRYSVDLRYMVFQTTGSVPIATVIINEASGSRTILYYDRSLPDVSATDFEKVDLTQFKWIHIEGRNASEQVKMLQRIDAHNTRQPPEQKIRVSVEVEKPREELFQLFGYGDVVFVSKDVAKHLGFQSAGEALRGLYGRVRKGAVLVCAWAEEGADALGPDGKLIHSDAFPPPRVVDTLGAGDTFNASVIFSLSQGRSVQEALRFGCQVAGKKCGQQGFDGIVSEPVR